One window of the Oceanicaulis sp. genome contains the following:
- the tldD gene encoding metalloprotease TldD, protein MTADPFAAFEFDATDASRVLASCLTGADDGELFVETSASESLAFDDGRLKVANFDAERGFGLRGVFGERTGFAHSSDPTLAALKRAGETASAARKGSDAVMAPPPARTNRHLYEDVDVIGSPGFEAKSALLAEIDAYLRDQDPEVVQVSCSLSSSRRVIGIVRADGDVRADVRPLVRVNVSVTCERAGRRETGSAGAGGRAEFSRWIDPAAWKELADEALRVAKVNLEAVDAPAGEWDLVLGPGWPAVLLHEAVGHGLEGDFNRKGTSAFAGRIGQQVAAKGVTVVDDGTINDRRGSLTFDDEGTPTSRTVLIEDGVLKGYMQDRQNARLMGVDATGNGRRESFAHAPMPRMTNTIMEAGEHDPGEILESLEDGIYAKNFGGGQVDITSGKFVFRCTEAYRVRKGRIEEPIKGATLIGDGPTALTRISMVGNDMKMDPGVGTCGKAGQGVPVGVGQPTLKIDGLTVGGAG, encoded by the coding sequence CGATGCGAGCCGCGTGCTCGCCTCGTGCCTGACCGGGGCCGATGACGGCGAGTTGTTCGTCGAGACCAGCGCGTCGGAAAGCCTGGCTTTCGACGACGGCCGTCTGAAGGTCGCCAATTTCGACGCCGAGCGCGGCTTCGGCCTGCGCGGCGTGTTCGGCGAGCGCACCGGCTTCGCGCACTCCTCCGATCCGACGCTGGCCGCGCTGAAGCGCGCAGGCGAAACCGCCTCGGCTGCGCGCAAGGGCTCGGACGCGGTGATGGCGCCCCCGCCCGCGCGCACCAACCGGCACCTTTATGAAGACGTCGACGTCATCGGCTCGCCGGGCTTTGAAGCCAAATCCGCCCTGCTCGCGGAGATCGACGCCTATCTGCGCGACCAGGATCCCGAGGTGGTTCAGGTCAGCTGCTCGCTGTCGAGCTCGCGCCGGGTGATCGGCATCGTGCGCGCGGACGGCGATGTGCGCGCCGACGTGCGCCCGCTGGTCCGGGTCAACGTCTCGGTCACCTGCGAACGCGCAGGCCGGCGCGAGACCGGTTCGGCCGGCGCTGGCGGCCGGGCGGAGTTCTCCCGCTGGATCGATCCGGCGGCCTGGAAAGAGCTCGCCGACGAGGCGCTGCGCGTGGCCAAGGTCAATCTCGAAGCGGTCGACGCGCCTGCGGGCGAATGGGATCTGGTGCTCGGCCCGGGCTGGCCGGCGGTGCTGCTGCACGAAGCGGTGGGCCACGGCCTCGAGGGCGACTTCAACCGCAAGGGCACGTCCGCCTTCGCCGGCAGGATCGGCCAGCAGGTCGCCGCCAAGGGCGTTACCGTGGTCGACGACGGCACGATCAACGACCGGCGCGGCTCGCTGACCTTCGACGACGAAGGCACGCCCACCTCGCGCACCGTTCTGATCGAGGACGGCGTGCTGAAAGGCTATATGCAGGATCGGCAGAACGCCCGGCTGATGGGGGTGGACGCCACCGGCAACGGCCGGCGCGAAAGCTTCGCCCACGCCCCGATGCCGCGCATGACCAACACGATCATGGAAGCGGGCGAGCACGATCCTGGCGAGATCCTGGAAAGCCTCGAAGACGGCATCTACGCGAAGAATTTCGGCGGCGGCCAGGTGGACATCACCTCGGGCAAGTTCGTCTTCCGCTGCACCGAGGCCTACCGGGTCCGCAAGGGCAGGATCGAAGAACCGATCAAGGGCGCGACCCTGATCGGGGACGGCCCCACCGCGCTCACCCGCATCTCCATGGTCGGAAACGACATGAAGATGGACCCCGGCGTGGGCACCTGCGGCAAGGCCGGCCAGGGCGTGCCCGTCGGCGTCGGCCAGCCCACGCTGAAGATCGACGGCCTGACGGTCGGCGGCGCGGGGTGA
- a CDS encoding TonB-dependent receptor produces MTRSDIIFKPLRLTLLACAALAPLAAATPASASLDAQEAAEGEDAVLVYEPAFFDEFNPQNARDMVGRVPGFSISGGGGGRGLASGLSNVLIDGRRPSSKNGPGALLSRLPAASVQRIELIRAPVPGVDMAGQDQVVNIVTDRSGGWSGAWAGRAVLFESGRLVPAGEISATRTSANTTLTLGLDLSGHANGRDSVRRRFEPDFTALSVETERTQERWEDVTASAAWQRDFDAGHTLRIDARAWTWRYNFNRFGAVTTPGGAPLGADTGAGSTDAIGAETSADYDHVLTDAWSLKLSALQRLNREEGVDVFDDFDPDGRFSGRLTLQDADAEGESVLRLEARHTPRESVSTTWALEGAYNFLDGSLDIFEGEDLTPVDLPVSETRVEEHRADASVTRVWRPSPAWTLEGAFAVELSRIAQTGDAEQERTFTYYKPEVTLSWTPNERDQLRVSARRFVGQLSFGDFISSINVNDDTSQLGNPDLEPERTWQLRADWERRFAEEGTVTLIGLYEWVEGVSDLVPIGGAFDAPGNLGDGRRWRLQMNYTTPLDALGVPGGVLSGSAMVRETMVTDPVTGVERRFRNDEDWRASIDFRQDLNALGFAWGFDYYVQGHEDFYRLDQFERVTPPRGDLDLFAEKRGIAGLTARIGADLNLGRQDRIRYVWADTRALGGPVEIETRALNNDGRVYFELSGVF; encoded by the coding sequence ATGACCCGATCAGACATTATCTTCAAGCCTTTACGGCTGACCCTGCTGGCCTGCGCCGCCCTTGCGCCGCTGGCCGCCGCCACACCCGCCTCCGCAAGCCTCGACGCGCAGGAGGCCGCCGAAGGCGAAGACGCGGTGCTCGTTTACGAGCCGGCCTTCTTCGACGAGTTCAACCCCCAGAACGCGCGCGACATGGTCGGCCGGGTGCCGGGGTTTTCGATCTCCGGCGGCGGGGGCGGCCGCGGGCTCGCGAGCGGGCTGTCCAACGTTCTGATCGACGGGCGCAGGCCGAGCTCCAAGAACGGGCCCGGCGCCCTGCTCTCGCGCCTGCCCGCCGCGTCGGTGCAGCGGATCGAGCTGATTCGCGCGCCCGTGCCCGGCGTCGACATGGCCGGTCAGGACCAAGTGGTGAACATCGTCACCGACCGATCGGGCGGCTGGTCGGGCGCCTGGGCGGGCCGCGCCGTGCTGTTTGAATCCGGACGGCTCGTACCCGCCGGCGAGATCAGCGCGACACGCACCAGCGCCAATACGACGCTGACGCTGGGCCTCGATCTCTCCGGCCACGCCAACGGCCGCGACAGCGTGCGCCGCCGGTTCGAGCCGGACTTCACCGCGCTCAGCGTCGAGACCGAACGCACCCAGGAGCGCTGGGAGGACGTCACCGCATCGGCGGCCTGGCAGCGCGATTTCGACGCCGGCCACACGCTCCGGATCGACGCGCGCGCCTGGACCTGGCGCTACAACTTCAATCGGTTCGGCGCAGTCACCACGCCCGGCGGGGCGCCGCTCGGCGCGGACACCGGCGCAGGCTCGACCGACGCGATCGGCGCGGAAACCAGCGCGGATTACGACCATGTCCTCACCGACGCCTGGTCGCTCAAGCTCTCCGCCCTTCAGAGGCTGAACCGCGAGGAAGGCGTGGACGTGTTCGACGACTTCGACCCGGACGGCCGTTTCTCAGGCCGGCTGACGCTGCAAGACGCCGACGCGGAAGGCGAAAGCGTTCTGCGCCTCGAAGCGCGCCATACGCCCCGGGAGTCCGTGTCCACGACCTGGGCGCTGGAAGGCGCGTATAATTTCCTGGACGGCAGCCTCGACATTTTCGAAGGCGAGGACCTCACCCCGGTCGACCTGCCGGTCAGCGAAACCCGGGTGGAGGAGCATCGCGCCGACGCCTCGGTGACGCGGGTCTGGCGGCCCTCGCCGGCCTGGACGCTGGAGGGCGCCTTCGCGGTGGAGCTGTCGCGCATCGCCCAGACCGGGGACGCCGAGCAGGAGCGCACCTTCACCTATTACAAGCCGGAAGTGACGCTGAGCTGGACGCCGAACGAGCGCGACCAGCTGCGCGTTTCGGCCCGCCGCTTCGTCGGCCAGCTTTCGTTCGGGGATTTCATCTCCTCGATCAACGTCAACGACGACACCAGCCAGCTCGGCAATCCCGATCTCGAGCCCGAGCGCACCTGGCAGCTGCGCGCGGACTGGGAGCGCCGCTTCGCCGAGGAAGGCACGGTGACGCTGATCGGCCTCTACGAATGGGTCGAGGGCGTGTCAGATCTCGTTCCGATCGGCGGGGCGTTCGACGCGCCGGGCAATCTCGGCGACGGCCGCCGCTGGCGGCTGCAGATGAACTACACCACCCCGCTCGATGCGCTCGGTGTTCCCGGCGGCGTCCTGTCCGGCTCGGCCATGGTGCGCGAGACGATGGTCACCGATCCCGTCACCGGGGTGGAGCGCCGCTTCCGCAATGACGAGGACTGGCGGGCGAGCATCGATTTCCGTCAGGATCTCAACGCGCTGGGCTTCGCCTGGGGCTTTGACTACTACGTCCAGGGCCATGAGGATTTCTACAGGCTCGACCAGTTCGAGCGGGTCACCCCGCCGCGCGGCGATCTCGACCTCTTCGCGGAGAAGCGCGGTATCGCAGGGCTGACCGCCCGGATCGGCGCCGATCTCAATCTCGGCCGGCAGGACCGGATCCGCTATGTCTGGGCCGACACGCGCGCCCTGGGCGGCCCGGTCGAGATCGAAACACGCGCGCTGAACAACGACGGGCGCGTCTATTTCGAGCTGAGCGGGGTGTTCTGA
- a CDS encoding phosphotransferase, giving the protein MSQLDDAFSGTKPVAEALKFDEAALERWMAANVEGFEGPLEIEQFKGGQSNPTYKLTSASGRYVLRRKPPGKLLPSAHAVDREFRVMRALGAQGFPTPKMHGLCEDESVVGTAFYVMDFVDGRIFWDPYLPDLSPEERGNIYDASNATLAQLHSIDHEAAGLGDYGKPGNYFERQIGRWTKQYKAAETKPIESMDKLIAWLPAHAPEQERVSVVHGDYRLDNMIFHPTEPRVIAVLDWELSTLGDPLADFTYQLMQWRTPKDIRSGFLGVDLKAVGIPTEDEYVKAYCARTGRDGIPALEFYFAYNIFRLAGIAQGVYARAMQGNASNERAKELGALVEPMADYAWQIAKS; this is encoded by the coding sequence ATGTCCCAACTCGACGACGCCTTTTCCGGCACCAAGCCGGTCGCCGAAGCCCTGAAATTCGACGAAGCCGCGCTTGAGCGCTGGATGGCGGCGAACGTGGAGGGGTTTGAAGGCCCGCTCGAAATCGAGCAGTTCAAGGGCGGCCAGTCGAACCCGACCTACAAGCTCACCAGCGCCTCGGGCCGCTATGTCCTCCGGCGCAAGCCGCCGGGCAAGCTGTTGCCGAGCGCCCACGCGGTGGACCGCGAGTTCCGGGTGATGCGCGCGCTGGGCGCGCAAGGCTTCCCGACGCCGAAAATGCACGGGCTGTGCGAGGACGAAAGCGTCGTCGGCACGGCCTTTTACGTGATGGATTTTGTGGACGGCCGGATCTTCTGGGATCCCTACCTGCCCGATCTGTCGCCCGAAGAGCGGGGGAATATCTACGACGCCTCGAACGCCACGCTCGCCCAACTGCACTCGATCGATCACGAGGCGGCGGGTCTGGGTGATTACGGCAAGCCGGGCAATTATTTCGAGCGCCAGATCGGCCGCTGGACCAAGCAGTACAAGGCCGCAGAGACAAAGCCGATCGAGTCCATGGACAAGCTGATCGCCTGGCTGCCCGCCCATGCGCCCGAGCAGGAGCGGGTGAGCGTGGTCCACGGCGACTACCGGCTCGACAACATGATTTTCCATCCCACCGAGCCTCGCGTCATCGCGGTGCTGGACTGGGAGCTGTCGACCCTGGGCGATCCGCTGGCGGACTTCACCTATCAGCTGATGCAGTGGCGCACGCCGAAGGACATCCGCTCGGGCTTTCTCGGCGTGGACCTGAAGGCGGTCGGCATTCCCACCGAGGACGAGTACGTGAAGGCCTATTGCGCCCGGACCGGCCGCGACGGCATTCCGGCGCTGGAGTTCTACTTCGCCTACAACATCTTCCGGCTCGCGGGCATCGCCCAGGGCGTCTACGCCCGCGCCATGCAGGGCAACGCGTCCAACGAGCGGGCCAAGGAACTCGGCGCCCTGGTCGAGCCGATGGCCGACTACGCCTGGCAGATCGCGAAATCATAA
- a CDS encoding isoprenylcysteine carboxylmethyltransferase family protein produces MRPLPIPPVPLTLLLGAVAWFASWSSPGWLSWPREHTATGFLCGVLVAAGFTVMIAAVVSFRMHKTTVDPRYPDRAGALVTSGVFSISRNPMYVGMALLLVGWAIWLGDGIALIFPALFFALIDRVQIPAEEAALSEHFGEAYTAYCSKTRRWL; encoded by the coding sequence ATGAGGCCCCTTCCCATTCCACCTGTCCCTTTGACGCTGCTGCTCGGCGCGGTCGCGTGGTTTGCGTCCTGGTCGTCCCCCGGCTGGTTGAGCTGGCCGCGCGAGCATACGGCGACGGGATTTCTATGCGGCGTGCTCGTCGCCGCGGGTTTCACGGTCATGATCGCGGCAGTCGTGTCCTTCCGGATGCACAAGACCACGGTCGACCCGCGGTATCCCGATCGGGCTGGCGCATTGGTGACATCGGGAGTCTTCTCGATCAGCCGCAATCCCATGTATGTCGGCATGGCGCTGCTGCTGGTCGGATGGGCGATCTGGCTTGGTGACGGGATAGCCTTGATCTTTCCGGCTCTGTTCTTCGCCCTGATCGATAGAGTCCAGATACCCGCTGAAGAGGCAGCGCTAAGCGAGCACTTCGGCGAGGCGTACACCGCATATTGTTCGAAGACCCGCCGATGGCTGTAA
- a CDS encoding DUF3035 domain-containing protein codes for MRIRTLVLISAAALFGATACTSGVRQALGTERTTPDEFRVVTIAPLTVPPEYNLRPPAPGELRAEDVFQDRQARRALFGDLDSSRASDAEILFAARAGAADANPDVRALIDGETAAIVRKRETLADRVMFWRDGEVRVDDEGNPIDPEAERARIERLAGDGDVEIRRRRDIRPKLPGL; via the coding sequence ATGCGTATCCGCACTCTCGTACTGATTTCGGCCGCCGCCCTGTTCGGCGCCACCGCCTGCACCTCGGGCGTGCGCCAGGCGCTCGGAACCGAGCGCACGACGCCGGACGAGTTCCGCGTGGTGACCATCGCTCCGCTGACCGTGCCGCCGGAATACAATCTGCGTCCGCCCGCTCCGGGCGAGCTGCGCGCCGAGGACGTGTTCCAGGACCGCCAGGCGCGCCGCGCTTTGTTCGGCGATCTCGACAGCTCGCGGGCGAGCGATGCGGAGATCCTCTTCGCCGCCCGCGCCGGCGCGGCTGACGCGAACCCCGACGTGCGCGCCCTGATCGACGGCGAGACCGCCGCGATCGTGCGCAAGCGCGAGACCCTGGCCGACCGCGTCATGTTCTGGCGCGACGGCGAGGTGCGGGTCGACGACGAAGGCAATCCCATCGATCCCGAAGCCGAGCGCGCGCGCATCGAACGCCTGGCCGGCGACGGCGATGTCGAGATCCGGCGCCGCCGTGACATCCGCCCCAAGCTGCCCGGCCTCTGA
- the lspA gene encoding signal peptidase II codes for MRPMFARRRKIPPLAVFGFAIALAVLIADQASKFWILEGLDLDAGGPGSRVNVLDPWFNLTMVWNRGVSFGMFQADSWWQRGLLITISLAVSGFLAYWLFSAERRMQAAAFGLIIGGAVGNVIDRFLYGAVVDFFDFSGLWFPYVFNVADAAISIGVAVLILDLVLHGEGKR; via the coding sequence ATGAGACCGATGTTCGCCCGCCGGCGGAAAATCCCGCCGCTCGCCGTGTTCGGCTTCGCGATCGCGCTCGCCGTGCTGATCGCCGATCAGGCCAGCAAGTTCTGGATCCTCGAAGGGCTCGATCTCGACGCGGGCGGTCCGGGCAGCCGGGTCAACGTGCTCGATCCCTGGTTCAACCTCACCATGGTGTGGAATCGCGGCGTCAGCTTCGGCATGTTCCAGGCCGACAGCTGGTGGCAGCGCGGGCTGCTGATCACGATCTCCCTCGCCGTGTCGGGCTTTCTCGCCTACTGGCTGTTCTCGGCCGAGCGCCGGATGCAGGCGGCCGCCTTCGGTCTGATCATCGGCGGGGCGGTGGGCAATGTCATCGACCGGTTCCTCTACGGGGCGGTCGTGGACTTCTTCGATTTTTCGGGACTTTGGTTCCCCTACGTGTTCAACGTCGCGGACGCGGCGATCTCGATCGGGGTCGCGGTGCTGATCCTCGATCTCGTCCTTCACGGCGAAGGAAAAAGATAG
- a CDS encoding 4-(cytidine 5'-diphospho)-2-C-methyl-D-erythritol kinase, translating into MSGAVVEFAPAKVNLTLRVGPPRADGYHPLASVVAFADWGDAVSAAPAEALTLSLTGPGGESLRAEPQNLVLKAAYALRAAAERPELGAALTLEKHLPVAAGLGGGSSDAAAALRALNTLWDLGFSTKALAEIGGVVGADVPACVHSKPLLMSGIGETIQPLIAWPALYAVLANPGVATPTGAIFKAYDEHGPAGLDPVRTPAAGGFGDALSYLSASANDLQTTALLREPAVRETLNALERLKDVRLVRMTGSGATCFGLFETEAAAKAGADFLAEAKPDWTVRAVLLGGAA; encoded by the coding sequence ATGAGCGGCGCGGTCGTCGAGTTCGCGCCCGCCAAGGTGAACCTCACCTTGCGCGTCGGACCGCCGCGGGCGGACGGCTACCATCCGCTCGCCTCGGTGGTCGCCTTCGCCGACTGGGGCGACGCGGTGAGCGCCGCGCCCGCCGAAGCGCTGACGCTCAGCCTCACCGGTCCCGGCGGGGAGAGCCTCAGGGCCGAACCGCAAAATCTCGTCCTGAAAGCCGCCTATGCGCTCAGGGCCGCCGCCGAGCGGCCCGAACTCGGCGCGGCGCTGACGCTTGAAAAGCACCTGCCTGTCGCGGCGGGCCTGGGCGGCGGGTCGAGCGACGCGGCGGCCGCGCTGCGCGCGCTTAACACGCTCTGGGATCTGGGTTTCTCCACCAAAGCCCTCGCCGAGATCGGAGGCGTGGTGGGCGCGGACGTGCCGGCTTGCGTGCATTCCAAACCGCTTCTGATGAGCGGCATAGGAGAGACGATCCAGCCGCTGATCGCCTGGCCGGCTCTTTACGCCGTGCTCGCCAATCCCGGCGTCGCAACGCCGACCGGCGCGATCTTCAAGGCTTATGACGAACACGGTCCCGCCGGGCTCGATCCGGTGCGGACCCCCGCCGCCGGCGGGTTCGGCGACGCCCTCTCCTATCTTTCCGCGTCCGCGAACGATCTTCAGACCACCGCCTTGCTGCGCGAACCCGCCGTGCGCGAGACGCTGAACGCGCTCGAACGGCTCAAGGACGTGCGGCTCGTCCGGATGACCGGGTCCGGCGCGACTTGTTTTGGGCTGTTCGAAACCGAAGCGGCGGCGAAAGCGGGCGCAGACTTTCTCGCTGAAGCCAAGCCTGACTGGACGGTGCGGGCGGTGCTTCTGGGAGGCGCGGCGTGA
- a CDS encoding tetratricopeptide repeat protein, producing the protein MRAALIILVGLTVSGCTSTGGFLAPDDAPQSAYGSFLAGRYAGASRDLDASSEYYAEALEQAPGSALITGRAFLASLMAGDFDRADDTARAAAQGEDGARLARLYLLAADLAGGTVEPLQGEPADPFGAMVASVIEDWKTVRGSRARALEAAETPGGGPFALSGHLAVHRALLFESARDYERAEQAYRAASGSIDLHDFTTVLYGEFLERRGRRADAIALYQGRLAQTGEREDPEVAAALDRVRNGRRAPRFPRAEEAAARAIFAPSALLTSQAPVDYTALYLRLVQRLDPDFARNTMALGAMLEGLDLLDAAVEAYESLDRGAFAADAAVQAAWLEYRQGRTGAALDRARDLAAATRGEGPRLLLADMLRASDRCEEAAEIYRAVHAEREAAGREVDWHVPYFAGLCLQRTEGWAAAEPWLVAALDAAPDEPRVLNHLGYNWIVIGERVEEGFDLVARAAELAPENGAILDSLGWGHFKQGRIEDAVLWLERAIERSPEDPTINWHLGDAYAASGRTLEARFQWNRALELDPDPREQALLERRLEFGLSAGPADLE; encoded by the coding sequence ATGCGCGCTGCACTGATCATCCTTGTGGGCCTGACGGTCTCGGGCTGTACGAGCACCGGCGGCTTCCTCGCGCCCGACGACGCGCCGCAATCGGCCTACGGCTCGTTTCTGGCCGGCCGCTACGCCGGGGCGAGCCGGGATCTCGACGCCAGCTCGGAATACTACGCCGAGGCGCTGGAGCAGGCGCCGGGCTCCGCGCTGATCACCGGCAGGGCGTTTCTGGCCTCTCTGATGGCGGGCGATTTCGACCGGGCGGACGACACCGCCCGCGCCGCAGCGCAAGGCGAGGACGGCGCGCGGCTGGCCCGGCTCTATCTCCTGGCCGCCGATCTCGCGGGCGGAACGGTGGAGCCCTTGCAGGGCGAGCCCGCCGATCCGTTCGGCGCGATGGTCGCCAGCGTCATCGAGGACTGGAAAACCGTCCGCGGCTCGCGGGCGCGGGCGCTCGAAGCGGCGGAAACGCCTGGCGGCGGGCCCTTCGCGCTCAGCGGTCATCTCGCTGTGCATCGCGCCTTGCTGTTTGAATCCGCGCGCGATTACGAGCGCGCCGAACAGGCGTACCGCGCCGCAAGCGGCTCGATCGACCTTCATGACTTCACCACCGTGCTCTACGGCGAATTCCTCGAACGCCGCGGCCGCCGCGCCGACGCGATCGCGCTTTACCAGGGGCGGCTCGCCCAGACCGGGGAGCGCGAAGACCCTGAAGTCGCCGCAGCGCTGGACCGGGTCCGCAACGGCCGCCGTGCGCCGCGCTTTCCCCGCGCTGAAGAGGCCGCTGCGCGCGCGATATTCGCGCCGTCGGCCCTGCTGACCAGCCAGGCGCCGGTCGACTACACCGCGCTCTATCTGCGGCTCGTCCAGCGGCTCGATCCCGATTTTGCGCGCAATACGATGGCGCTGGGGGCGATGCTCGAAGGGCTCGACCTGCTCGATGCGGCGGTGGAGGCCTATGAAAGCCTCGATCGCGGCGCGTTCGCCGCCGACGCCGCGGTGCAGGCCGCCTGGCTGGAATACCGGCAGGGCCGGACCGGGGCGGCGCTCGACCGGGCGCGCGATCTGGCCGCGGCGACCCGCGGAGAGGGGCCGCGTCTTCTGCTGGCCGACATGCTGCGGGCCTCCGATCGCTGCGAAGAAGCGGCCGAGATCTATCGCGCGGTTCATGCCGAACGCGAGGCCGCCGGCCGGGAAGTCGACTGGCACGTGCCGTATTTCGCCGGGCTTTGCCTTCAGCGCACCGAAGGCTGGGCGGCGGCCGAGCCCTGGCTCGTCGCCGCGCTCGACGCCGCGCCGGACGAGCCGCGCGTGCTCAACCATCTGGGCTATAACTGGATCGTCATCGGCGAGCGGGTCGAAGAGGGGTTCGATCTCGTCGCCCGCGCCGCCGAGCTGGCGCCCGAGAACGGCGCGATCCTGGACTCGCTGGGCTGGGGGCATTTCAAGCAGGGCCGGATCGAGGACGCCGTCCTGTGGCTCGAACGCGCGATCGAACGCAGCCCCGAGGATCCGACCATCAACTGGCATCTGGGCGACGCCTACGCGGCGTCGGGCCGGACGCTGGAAGCGCGCTTCCAGTGGAACCGGGCACTGGAGCTCGACCCCGATCCGCGCGAGCAGGCGCTTCTCGAACGCAGGCTGGAGTTCGGCCTCTCCGCCGGGCCGGCCGATCTGGAATGA
- a CDS encoding electron transfer flavoprotein-ubiquinone oxidoreductase, giving the protein MADEAIERESMEYDVVIVGAGPAGLGAAIRLKQLSEETGKDISVAVLEKGSEVGAHILSGVVFDPKALDELIPDWREDPSQPFDTEVTEDRFVMLGEAGAATVPGFAMPGFMHNHGCYVGSLANLCRWLAEKAEAMGVEVYPGFPAADYIYEDGAIRGVVTGDMGVARDGGHKDMYQPGMELRAKYTLIAEGARGSLSKRLIRELDLGADREPQKYGLGMKELWRVKPEKFRKGLTQHTMGWPLDNETGGGSWMYHFGDNLVSIGFVVHLNYKNPHLFPFGEFQKFKTHPDIAEVLEGAERLSYGARAITEGGYQSVPKLAFPGGALIGCSAGFVNVPRIKGSHNAMKTGMMAAEAAFEAVGADRAHDTLEAYETAYENSWVREELKKVRNVKPLWTKFGTVAGVPLGGLDMWTNQLFGFSIFGTMSHGGADHEATKPADKCKPKHYPKPDNVLTFDRLSSVFISNTNHEEDQPIHLKVSDMALQKESELAVYGGPSARYCPAAVYEWDEPEGGGEKKFVINAQNCVHCKTCDIKDPNQNINWTTPEGGGGPNYPNM; this is encoded by the coding sequence ATGGCCGACGAGGCGATCGAGCGCGAATCCATGGAGTACGACGTCGTGATCGTGGGCGCCGGCCCGGCCGGGCTGGGCGCCGCGATCCGCCTCAAGCAGCTCAGCGAGGAGACCGGCAAGGATATCTCCGTCGCCGTGCTGGAGAAGGGGTCCGAAGTCGGCGCGCACATCCTCTCAGGCGTGGTCTTCGACCCCAAAGCCCTCGACGAGCTCATCCCCGACTGGCGCGAGGATCCCTCCCAGCCCTTCGACACCGAAGTGACCGAGGACCGGTTCGTCATGCTCGGCGAGGCCGGCGCTGCGACCGTTCCGGGCTTCGCCATGCCGGGCTTCATGCATAATCACGGCTGCTATGTCGGCTCGCTCGCCAATCTGTGCCGCTGGCTGGCGGAGAAGGCCGAGGCGATGGGCGTGGAGGTCTATCCCGGCTTCCCCGCGGCGGACTACATCTACGAGGACGGCGCGATCCGCGGCGTCGTCACCGGCGACATGGGCGTGGCGCGCGACGGCGGCCACAAGGACATGTACCAGCCGGGCATGGAGCTGCGCGCGAAATACACCCTCATCGCCGAGGGCGCGCGGGGCTCGCTCTCCAAGCGCCTGATCCGCGAACTCGATCTCGGGGCGGACCGCGAGCCGCAGAAATACGGCCTGGGGATGAAGGAGCTCTGGCGCGTCAAGCCGGAGAAGTTCAGGAAGGGCCTCACCCAGCACACCATGGGCTGGCCGCTCGACAACGAGACCGGCGGCGGCAGCTGGATGTACCATTTCGGGGACAATCTGGTCTCCATCGGCTTCGTGGTGCACCTCAATTACAAGAACCCGCACCTCTTCCCGTTCGGCGAGTTTCAGAAGTTCAAGACCCATCCCGACATCGCCGAGGTGCTCGAGGGCGCCGAGCGCCTGAGCTACGGCGCGCGCGCGATCACCGAGGGCGGGTATCAGTCCGTGCCCAAGCTCGCCTTCCCCGGCGGGGCGCTGATCGGCTGTTCGGCCGGCTTTGTGAACGTGCCCCGGATCAAGGGCAGCCATAACGCGATGAAGACCGGCATGATGGCCGCCGAAGCCGCGTTCGAGGCGGTCGGCGCGGACCGCGCGCACGACACGCTGGAGGCCTATGAGACGGCCTATGAGAACAGCTGGGTGCGCGAGGAGCTCAAAAAGGTCCGCAACGTCAAACCGCTCTGGACCAAGTTCGGCACCGTCGCCGGCGTGCCGCTGGGCGGTCTGGACATGTGGACCAACCAGCTCTTCGGCTTCTCGATCTTCGGCACGATGAGCCATGGCGGCGCCGATCACGAGGCGACCAAGCCCGCCGACAAGTGCAAGCCCAAGCACTACCCCAAGCCCGACAACGTGCTGACCTTCGACCGGCTCTCCTCGGTGTTCATCTCCAACACCAACCATGAGGAAGATCAGCCGATCCACCTCAAGGTCTCCGACATGGCGCTGCAGAAGGAAAGCGAGCTGGCCGTCTATGGCGGGCCGTCCGCGCGCTATTGCCCCGCTGCGGTCTATGAATGGGACGAGCCCGAGGGCGGGGGCGAGAAGAAGTTCGTGATCAACGCGCAGAACTGCGTGCACTGCAAGACCTGCGACATCAAGGATCCGAACCAGAACATCAACTGGACCACGCCCGAAGGCGGCGGCGGTCCGAACTATCCCAACATGTAA